In one Sphingobacterium daejeonense genomic region, the following are encoded:
- a CDS encoding ABC transporter permease, producing the protein MDFDSQVIETEESYFDMVPYHWLAGKKAGALSNPNQIVLTQERANFYFPNTGYEDIIGKTLIYSDTIQMTVSGIVESLKYPSEFKGKEFLQLRKAEAYTLSQWTNTNGSDRIYMQGNDEKSIQSAYKQISNIVEKKFQQYQQEIKPKFKYERTLELLPLKESHFSTYFNEFGVEKSSKTVIYGLIAVSIFLLVLACINYINLTTAQIPQRSKEIGIRKTLGGSKRILILQMMIETAIIIGISILASYFVSKLGFYFLGELISDNVKDFNNPLMFGIFIFVILLFTLILAGLYPSWLISKVNAIEIFRSKGNLNTSKGNFNLRKVLIIFQFIIAQIFIVAALIIGQQLKYTIKKDLGFNKDAVVTVNIPYKLYDIDNFNVKKKTLTEELSKITGIKEVSLGNEPLSAGSNSTAMEFNGSESSEPFNQIVFRKSVDSKYMEFYDLQLLAGNNLVPSDTTYGYIINETASKGFGFKNPQDAIGKIIGQKGFYYPIIGVMEDFHAKDFYNSIEPLALMNGANANTYNIRLNQIGFKESKATMEKVKSKWSEFFPAENFDYKFMDDSILALYKKEQQLQKLTNISTTIAIILSCLGLFCLATISAFQRTKEIGIRKVLGASVTGIVGMLSKDFVKMVCIAIIIASPIVWWACNKWLEDFVYRIEISWIPFVFGGLIAIAAALLTVSYQALKAANVNPVDSLRDE; encoded by the coding sequence TTGGATTTCGACAGCCAGGTTATTGAAACAGAAGAATCATATTTTGATATGGTTCCTTATCATTGGCTGGCAGGTAAAAAAGCAGGTGCACTCTCTAATCCCAATCAGATAGTGTTGACTCAAGAAAGGGCGAATTTTTATTTTCCAAACACCGGGTATGAAGACATTATTGGCAAAACTTTGATCTATTCTGATACCATTCAAATGACTGTTTCCGGAATTGTTGAATCATTAAAATATCCTTCTGAATTCAAAGGAAAGGAATTCCTTCAACTCCGAAAAGCAGAAGCCTATACACTTTCGCAATGGACAAACACCAATGGATCTGATCGAATATATATGCAGGGGAATGATGAAAAAAGTATCCAAAGTGCATATAAACAGATCTCAAATATTGTTGAGAAAAAATTTCAGCAATATCAACAAGAAATTAAACCAAAATTCAAATACGAACGTACCTTAGAACTTCTTCCATTAAAAGAATCCCATTTCTCTACCTACTTCAATGAATTTGGAGTGGAAAAATCCAGTAAAACGGTTATTTATGGATTAATTGCCGTATCTATCTTTTTATTGGTTTTAGCTTGTATTAACTACATCAACCTCACAACTGCTCAAATTCCTCAACGCTCCAAAGAAATCGGAATTCGCAAAACATTGGGTGGTTCAAAAAGAATCTTGATTCTACAAATGATGATTGAAACTGCAATAATCATTGGTATATCGATTTTAGCAAGTTATTTTGTTTCAAAATTAGGCTTCTATTTCTTAGGTGAATTAATCAGCGATAATGTAAAGGATTTCAATAACCCATTAATGTTTGGAATCTTCATTTTCGTAATATTATTATTCACTTTGATCCTTGCAGGTCTATATCCTTCTTGGTTAATTTCAAAAGTAAATGCCATTGAGATTTTCAGAAGCAAAGGAAATTTGAACACATCCAAGGGTAATTTTAATTTAAGGAAGGTGTTGATTATATTCCAATTTATAATAGCTCAAATATTTATTGTTGCAGCTCTTATTATTGGTCAGCAGCTTAAATACACCATAAAAAAGGACCTAGGATTCAACAAAGACGCTGTAGTTACAGTTAATATTCCATATAAACTTTATGATATTGATAATTTTAATGTCAAAAAGAAAACTCTGACTGAAGAGTTAAGTAAAATAACTGGGATAAAGGAGGTCAGTTTAGGAAATGAACCGCTCTCTGCTGGATCCAATTCTACAGCAATGGAATTTAATGGCTCTGAGTCTTCTGAGCCCTTCAATCAGATTGTCTTTCGAAAATCAGTAGATTCCAAATACATGGAATTCTATGACTTACAGTTATTAGCTGGAAACAATTTAGTTCCCTCAGACACCACCTATGGTTATATTATAAACGAAACAGCATCAAAAGGTTTCGGATTTAAAAATCCTCAGGATGCTATCGGAAAGATAATAGGTCAAAAAGGATTTTACTACCCAATCATTGGAGTTATGGAAGACTTTCACGCCAAAGATTTTTACAATAGTATTGAACCTTTGGCTCTTATGAATGGAGCTAATGCAAATACATACAACATACGATTAAATCAGATTGGCTTTAAGGAGAGTAAAGCTACTATGGAAAAAGTTAAATCAAAATGGTCAGAATTCTTTCCTGCTGAAAATTTTGATTATAAATTCATGGATGATTCAATCCTAGCTTTATACAAGAAAGAACAGCAACTTCAAAAACTAACGAATATCAGTACTACCATTGCCATTATCCTCAGCTGTTTAGGTCTTTTCTGTCTAGCTACAATCTCTGCATTTCAGAGAACTAAAGAAATTGGAATCCGGAAAGTCCTTGGAGCTTCAGTAACAGGTATTGTTGGCATGCTTTCCAAGGATTTTGTTAAGATGGTATGTATTGCGATTATTATTGCCTCACCTATAGTTTGGTGGGCATGCAACAAATGGCTGGAGGATTTTGTTTATCGAATAGAGATTTCGTGGATTCCTTTTGTATTCGGAGGGTTGATAGCAATCGCCGCAGCATTGCTGACAGTAAGTTATCAAGCTCTAAAAGCTGCAAATGTGAATCCTGTGGATAGCTTAAGGGATGAATAA
- a CDS encoding ABC transporter permease: MEKIYPNDEFTYKFFDDNMKELYESDYRFSSIINLSSGITILLSCLGLIGLVTISISQRTKEIGIRKVLGSSVSRIIRLLSSEYLVLVFISIVIASPIAWWAINKWLDNFAYKMELNWWMFTIPAMATLVIAFLTMFFHSYKAARANPVDSLRDE, translated from the coding sequence ATGGAAAAGATTTATCCAAATGATGAATTTACATATAAGTTTTTTGATGACAACATGAAGGAACTGTACGAAAGCGACTATCGTTTTTCGAGTATTATAAATCTTTCATCTGGTATTACAATCTTATTAAGCTGTTTGGGATTAATTGGTTTGGTAACCATTAGTATCAGTCAAAGGACAAAAGAAATCGGGATAAGAAAAGTTTTGGGAAGTTCGGTCTCAAGAATTATTAGGTTGTTATCCTCTGAATATCTAGTTTTAGTTTTCATATCCATAGTGATTGCCTCTCCTATTGCATGGTGGGCTATCAATAAATGGCTAGATAATTTTGCATACAAGATGGAGTTGAATTGGTGGATGTTTACTATCCCAGCAATGGCAACCTTAGTTATAGCATTTTTAACAATGTTTTTCCATTCTTACAAAGCTGCTAGAGCCAATCCTGTGGATAGCCTGAGAGATGAGTGA
- a CDS encoding ABC transporter permease yields MKNAGKLKFGSIPLRKALIIFQFIIAQVFVISTVLMGFQIQFMLNQDLGFQHNSIVSMELPFLKDSPDDNRPNLLKESLQKYKEIEGSSLGHLPMSADYYASSVSMNTDTGEVRSQIELKYADKDYLETYNFKLLAGRNLQISDSTSGFIANEKVLEKLGIKTPEAAIGQMVTLFEKQMYIVGVIPNFNSSTLHSQTGAVVIIPSKERDQLKNISIKLSHNTGEWKNGIKAIETEWKRFIQMMNLHISFLMTT; encoded by the coding sequence ATGAAAAATGCCGGTAAGCTTAAATTTGGGAGTATTCCCCTCAGGAAAGCACTCATTATTTTTCAGTTTATTATTGCTCAAGTATTCGTTATTTCAACAGTGTTAATGGGTTTTCAGATTCAGTTTATGTTAAACCAGGATCTAGGATTTCAACACAATAGCATCGTTTCCATGGAACTTCCATTTCTAAAGGATAGCCCAGATGACAACAGACCAAACTTATTAAAAGAATCGCTTCAGAAATATAAAGAGATTGAAGGATCTTCTTTGGGACATCTACCAATGAGTGCTGACTATTACGCATCCAGTGTCAGCATGAATACGGACACAGGGGAAGTAAGAAGTCAAATAGAATTAAAATACGCCGATAAAGATTATTTAGAAACCTATAATTTCAAATTATTAGCAGGAAGAAATCTTCAGATTTCGGACAGCACCTCTGGCTTTATAGCCAATGAGAAGGTGCTCGAAAAATTAGGAATTAAAACTCCCGAAGCAGCGATCGGACAAATGGTAACATTGTTTGAAAAGCAAATGTACATTGTTGGCGTAATCCCAAATTTCAATAGTTCAACTCTACATAGTCAAACTGGAGCTGTTGTTATTATTCCTAGTAAAGAAAGAGATCAATTAAAAAACATAAGTATAAAACTTTCTCACAATACTGGAGAATGGAAGAATGGTATAAAAGCCATTGAAACAGAATGGAAAAGATTTATCCAAATGATGAATTTACATATAAGTTTTTTGATGACAACATGA
- a CDS encoding FtsX-like permease family protein: MGIRKTLGEQPRYVLFSFLSETFIISCLSLLLSWPLIKFFENISAVIFLKR, translated from the coding sequence ATAGGAATTAGGAAGACTTTAGGTGAACAACCACGATATGTATTATTCAGTTTTTTATCCGAGACGTTTATTATATCATGTCTGTCTCTATTATTATCCTGGCCATTGATAAAATTTTTTGAAAATATTTCAGCAGTTATATTCCTGAAGAGATAA
- a CDS encoding ABC transporter permease: protein MTVSDDDGKREFSNQPPVIGTFKDYFLMVPYTWLAGNKESVFKQPHEIVLSESRARVYYPNLKPQEILGKVLLIDTVNYTVTGVIQDLEKN, encoded by the coding sequence ATAACAGTTTCAGATGATGACGGAAAAAGAGAGTTCAGCAATCAACCCCCAGTTATTGGAACTTTCAAGGATTATTTTTTAATGGTACCATATACATGGCTGGCAGGAAATAAAGAATCTGTTTTTAAACAACCACATGAAATAGTATTATCGGAATCAAGAGCTCGAGTTTATTATCCCAATCTGAAACCTCAAGAGATATTAGGTAAAGTGCTGTTAATAGACACTGTTAATTATACGGTCACCGGTGTCATTCAGGATTTAGAGAAAAACTAG